The Molothrus ater isolate BHLD 08-10-18 breed brown headed cowbird chromosome 1, BPBGC_Mater_1.1, whole genome shotgun sequence genome includes a window with the following:
- the TTPA gene encoding alpha-tocopherol transfer protein → MSQAPLGAGHLNDLPDHSPRVRGAVSELRRRAEAEPGQRWPQPLSDAFLVRFLRARDFHLDLAWRLLKNYQKWRIECPEISADLQPSSVLGLLQAGYHGVLRSRDPHGSKVLIYRIGQWDPSLFTAYDVFRVSLITSELIVKEIETQRNGVKAIFDLQGWRFAHAFQISPAVAKKIAAVLTDSFPLKVRGIHLINEPLFFHPVFALIKPFLTEKIKQRVYLHGNNYLQSLTEHFPISILPREYGGEEVSIEELAKDWTDFVMASSDYLQSISLVA, encoded by the exons ATGTCGCAGGCTCCGCTGGGCGCAGGGCACCTCAATGACCTGCCCGACCACTCTCCGCGGGTGCGCGGCGCCGTGTCCGAGCTGCGGCGGCGGGCCGAGGCAGAGCCCGGCCAGCGCTGGCCGCAGCCCCTCTCCGATGCCTTCCTGGTGCGGTTCCTGCGCGCCCGAGACTTCCACCTGGACCTGGCCTGGAGG ttattgAAGAATTATCAGAAGTGGAGAATTGAATGCCCAGAAATAAGTGCAGATTTACAACCATCTTCTGTTCTTGGTCTTTTGCAAGCTGGCTATCATGGAGTCCTACGGTCAAGAGACCCACATGGAAGCAAAGTTCTAATATACAGAATTG GACAATGGGATCCCAGTTTGTTTACAGCATATGATGTGTTTCGTGTAAGTCTCATCACATCTGAGCTCATTGTAAAGGAGATCGAGACTCAGCGAAATGGAGTCAAGGCCATCTTTGACCTTCAAGGGTGGAGATTTGCTCATGCTTTTCAAAtcagcccagcagtggccaagaaaattgctgctgttcTCACA GATTCCTTTCCACTGAAAGTTCGAGGTATCCACTTGATTAATGAGCCTTTATTCTTCCACCCAGTCTTCGCTCTAATTAAGCcttttctcactgaaaaaataaagcaacgG GTGTACTTGCATGGAAATAACTACTTGCAAAGTCTGACCGAACACTTCCCCATCAGCATTCTCCCACGGGAATATGGGGGGGAGGAAGTCTCCATTGAAGAGCTGGCCAAGGATTGGACTGACTTCGTAATGGCATCTTCAGATTATCTTCAGAGCATTTCTCTGGTTGCCTAG